Below is a window of Chryseobacterium arthrosphaerae DNA.
TATGTATATTATGATACGATTGGCGAACTGTTTACGAAAATTAAAAAGACTTTCGGAAACGGGCATTTCCATCTTCATGAAGATATTATCCAGCTTGGATTCTGGCCGGGAGGTGACAGAGACGGAAATCCTTTTGTAACGGCAGATGTTACCAGAAGAGTGGCGGAAGAGCTTCGTTCAGCCATCCTCAAATCTTATTACAGTCACCTGAAATACATCAGAAGGAGATTAAGTTTCCGTGGCGTGGCTGAAGTTTTGACACAACTGAGCGAGGAGCTGTATGCTGCTATTTTTGATGGAAAAACCATCACAGCAGAAAATATCCTGAAAAAAGCAGATGAGGCGGAAAAAATCCTGATCAACGATCATAATTCTCTGTTTCTGGATCTCCTAGTAAACTTCAAAGACCGTGTGAAGATCTTCGGAACCCACTTTGCAACATTGGATATCCGCCAGGATAGCAGAATTCATCAGAAAGTGATTGATGAGGTCTTTGCTAAACTCTATGGAAATGAAGAAGCTACCCAGGAAGAAAAATTCAGTAAGCTGATTCAGGTTTCAGAGAAAGTGAATGCCGATGATTTTGAAGATATTGTAAAAGATACCTTACTGACGGTTTCCCAGGTTTCAGAAATTCAGAAACTGAATGGGTTGAGAGGGATGAACCGTTATATCATCTCCAATTCCGATGCTGTAAAAGATGTAATGAATGTGTACGCATTCTTTACAATCTGTGGGTATAAAGATGAAGACATCAATATGGACATCGTTCCGCTTTTTGAAACAATGGAAGGCCTTGCCAATGCCGAACATGTCATGAATGAGCTGTATCAGCATCCGGTCTATAAAAAGCACCTTGAAAAAAGAGGAAACCAGCAGACCATTATGCTTGGGTTCTCCGATGGTACCAAAGACGGAGGATATTTAAAGGCCAACTGGGAGATTTATAAGGCAAAAGAAGTCCTGACCAGACTTTCAGAACAGAATAATATCAAAGTGGTATTCTTCGATGGAAGAGGAGGGCCACCGGCAAGAGGGGGAGGAAAGACCCACGATTTCTATGCTTCTCAGGGAAAAACCATTGCCAATAACAAAATTGAGCTGACGATCCAGGGGCAGACCATTACCAGTATCTTCGGAAATAAAGAACAGGCAAAATATAACTTTGAGCAGCTCCTGACAGCCGGAGTTGAAAATGATGTGTTTAAGAATGCCAAAAAAGAGCTTACAGAGAAAGAAAGAGCCTTAATTATAGAGCTGGCAGATATCAGCTATCAGAAATACTCGGATCTGAAAGCCCATCCGATGTTTGTACCTTATCTTCAGGAAATGAGTACTCTGGAATATTACGGGAAAACGAATATAGGAAGCCGTCCGTCCAAGAGAGGAAACGGAAGTGAATTGAAATTTGAAGACCTGAGAGCCATTCCGTTTGTAGGATCATGGTCACAGCTGAAGCAGAATGTACCTGGGTTTTTCGGTTTTGGATATGCGATGCAGAAGATGAAAGAGCAGGGTAGGTTTGAGGAGGTGAGAGAACTTTACAAAGGTTCTGATTTCTTTAAAACATTAGTTCTGAATTCTATGATGAGTATGAACAAGTCTTATTTTCCCCTGACGTATTATATCAGAAACAATCCGAAATTCGGGGCATTCTGGAATGTACTCTTCGATGAATATGAGCTGTCCAGAGAAATCATGCTGGAACTTACAGGTTTCAAAATGCTTCAGGAAGAAGATCCTTTATCCAGAAAATCGGTGAAGATCCGTGAGAAGATTGTACTTCCGTTACTGAGTATTCAGCAATATGCATTAATGAAGATTCAGAAAGGAGAAGGAAATAAAGAGGCTTATGAAAAGCTGGTCACAAGATCATTGTTCGGAAATATCAATGCAAGCAGAAATTCAGCATAAATTTATTGAATACGGATTCTACGGTAATATAAACAGGAATGGGCTTTAGTCCATTCTTTTTTATTAAATAAACCATTGGCTTTAGCCAAAACATAGTAAACCTCCCGTCCATTAAACAAATTGAATACGGCTCAGTTTGTCCAATGGACGAGAGAAAAAATTATTCTTTTATAAACTTTTCATAATAAACTTTACCCTGAGTCTGAATTTTCAGATAATATACTCCTTTTGCAAAGTCATCAACTTTTACAGCTTTCCGGTTGCTGTTTTTTCTGATAAGTCTTCCCAGATTGTCATACACTTCAAGAGCCTGGATGTCATTTTCTGACACTACAGTCAGAATATTTTTAACAGGATTCGGGAATAAGGTCAAACGGTCTTTTTTTACAGTTTCAGAAGTATTGAGCACTGCGTTATACACGTTTCCGAAATTGAGAATGCCATATCCCATCTGATCGTTATGATTAGGATAAAGAGAAGCTGTTTGTCTCAGCCTGCTTCTGATCTGTTCCCGGTTCATCGTCGGGAAAGCCTGGATAAAGCATGCCACACCTCCGGCTGCAATCGGAGTAGAAATAGAAGTTCCGTTTACAATGATTGTAGTATTATCATAAACCGTTGTAGTAAAGGTTCCCTGGGCACTTCCGTCCGGTTTTACCACTCCCAGTGAATTAGGCCCGAAAGAGGAGAAATCCGAAGCATTTCCAGCAGAATCTACAGAACCGATAGAAAAAACTTTGGCATTGTCCGACGGCGTTGTAAGGTAATGCCATGGCTGTGTTCCTGAATTTCCGGCAGCCGCAAGTACAAAGATGCCTTTATTAGCTGCAATCTCGGCTCCACGGGCAATGAAGGAGGTATTTCCGTTCATATCTGCATAAGTATAATTGTACCGGGTATCATCAAAAACATGGTATCCAAGAGATGAAGTAATAATATCTACGCCTTTTCTGTCTGCTTCTTCAGCGGCTTCAATCCAGTAGATCTCTTCTTCAGGGACTTCAACCGCAGCATTTTCACTGCGGTAAAGGTAGAAATCAGCATCGGGTGCAGCTCCTACAAAGGTGTTTTCAATAAAACCGCCGATTGCTCCCAGCACCACGCTGCCATGAGTACTCAGAGAAGTATTATAGATATCTCCGGTTTTCGCAACGAAATCATAGGCGGCCTTTATCTGATTGCCGTTCCATAATCTTGAAAAAGCAGCTCCGGTATTTACGGTAGGAAATCCTGCATCAATAACGGCAATAGAAACGCCCGTTCCGGTATATCCTGCCAGGTGAAGCGGACGTATATTCACCTGGTCGATCTGTGCAGAACCTGATCCGTAATTAAAATTTGTCAGAATTTTGTTAAGACTTGTATCGTCCTTCCATTTGCTAGGTGCTTTTTTAAGCCCCGTTGAATTGCTGTTCCTCGCAAAACTTTCCACAGAATGTACAAAAGGCTGGGCCTGCAGCTGTGCTTTCTGCGCAGGAGTGGCATTGACCGCAGCACCATTGAGCCATTTGGAATAATCGGTAACCGTAAACCCTAAATTCTGTAAGTTTTGAAGGTATGAAGGTTCAATAGGAGCATCCTGATCATTCAGCGGAATTCCCAGGGCTGTGCGCCTGTTAAGCGACTTTTGGGAAAGTTCCGAGAGCGGATTGGCATAGAATGCGGCTTTATTGGGCTTGTCTGTGAAATAGACAAAAACAAGTTCAGTTTGTGCAGATACACTGAGGTAACCTGTTAGGAAACAAAAGAGTAAAAGTTTTTTCATATGATTAATTTGTATAAAGATAAAAACAAAATCAATAAAATTTTTGATAGGATATTAAATTCCTTATTTTTACAGAAATATTTGTTATATGAAAAAAATTCAGATGGTTGACTTGCAAAGTCAGTATTACAAAATAAAGAATGATGTAGACAATGCGGTTTTAAATGTAATGGATTCGGCGGCATTCATCAACGGTCCTGAAGTAAAGTCTTTCCAGAATGAATTGGAGTCTTATTTAGACGTAAAACACGTGATTCCTTGTGCCAATGGTACAGATGCATTACAGATTGCCCTGATGGCTTTAGATCTGAAAGAAGGAGACGAGATCATCACTGCAGATTTTACTTTTGCGGCTACTGTAGAAGTAATTCACCTGCTTAAATTAAAATCAGTACTGGTAGATGTGGATTATGATACCTTCACTATTTCTACAGAACAGATTAAAAAAGCGATTACGCCAAGAACAAAAGCGATCATTCCTGTACATATTTTTGGGCAGTGCGCCAATATGGAAGAGATTTTGAAAATTGCTGAAGAGCACAATTTATACGTAATTGAAGACAATGCTCAGGCAATCGGTTCAGAATATACATTCTCTGACGGAAGTGTAAAACAGGCCGGAACAATGGCTACTGTGGGTACAACCTCTTTCTTCCCGTCGAAAAACCTTGGATGCTATGGAGATGGTGGTGCAATCTTTACCAATAATGACGAATTGGCACACCGTTTAAGAGGGATCGTCAACCACGGAATGTACGAAAGATACTATCATGATGAGGTAGGTGTGAACTCCCGTTTAGACAGTATTCAGGCAGCTGTTTTAAGAAAAAAACTTCCACACCTTGACTCTTATAACGAAGCAAGAAGAAAAGCTGCAGATTACTATGATGAAGCATTCGCCGGAAACCCGAATATTCTTACTCCGAAAAGATCAGAAAACTCTACCCACGTATTCCACCAGTATACTTTAAGAATTCTGAATGGAAAGCGTAATGAACTTCAGAAATTTTTAACGGAAAAAGAAATTCCTGCAATGATCTACTATCCGGTAGCACTGAGAAAGCAGAAGGCTTACTTCCAGGAAAGCAACGCTGCAGACTTTGTGAATACAGACAAACTTCTGGATCAGGTGATTTCTTTACCGATGCATACGGAATTAGACGAAGAGCAGCTGAAGTATATTACGGATGCAGTGCTTGAGTTTATGAAATAATGAAAAATACAATATTTAAATATAGAATAATTGGAATCGTCATATTGGTATTTCAGTTGCTTTTATTTTTGTTTTTTGGCTTTGGCACTTACAGGTCTTTTTCAGAAATCAGTACAGAGAGGATCTTTTCAACAGAAAACTTTATTTTTCTCTTTACCCTGACGGTATTTATAAGTGCATTTTTAAGTCTGACAGCATTCTATAAAAGGAGAAAAGTTATTCTATATTTAAATATAAACTATATTTTAGTTTTATCGTTTTTTATTTTTGAATATATAAAGTTTATGATCGAAACCTCGTTTGAGGAGGTTGATGTTTTAATATTATTTCTGATTTTTTCTATTACATCAGCCTTTCTTTTGATGACAAATATTTTTAAAAATAAAAAAGTACAATTTTTAGAATTAGAAGATATAGGAAAACACAAAGATTAAAAATAAAATGGCAATACTTGTTACCGGAGGACTTGGATACATTGGTTCCCACACTGTAGTAGAACTTCTCAATAACGGCTTTGAAGTGGTTATTGTAGATGATTTATCCAACTCAGAAAGGTTTATTTTAAATAATATTGAGGAAATTACAGGCAAAAAGCCGGTTTTTTATCCTTTTGACCTGAGAAGAAAAGAACTTCTCAGCCAGGTTTTTGATGCCCATCAGATTGACGGGTGCATCAATTTTGCTGCTTCTAAAGCCGTGGGCGAGAGCCAGGTGAAGCCTGTGGATTATTATGAAAATAATCTATTCTCCCTTATCAATATCCTTCAGGAATTTAAAGAAAGGGAAATATCTAATTTTATTTTCAGCTCATCCTGTACGGTTTACGGGCAGGCAGATACAATGCCAATTGACGAAAGTACTCCTTTGAAAATGCCGGAAAGCGTATACGGAAAGACCAAACAGATGGGGGAAGAAATCCTGATCGATTTTGCAAAGGCCTATCACCGGAAAATATCGTTACTGAGATACTTCAACCCGATTGGGGCACATCCGTCTGCAAAGATCGGAGAATTGCCTTCGGGAATTCCTAATAATTTAGTACCTTACGTTATGCAAACGGCGGCTGGAATCCGTGAGAAACTAAGCGTATGGGGTAATGATTATGATACAGAAGACGGAACCCCGATCCGTGACTATATTTATGTGGTTGATCTGGCAAAAGCGCACGTGGCAGCATTAAAAAAGCTGATGAAAGACCCGTCCTCGGATGCTGTGATCGATACCTATAACCTGGGAACAGGAAAAGGCTCATCAGTATTGGAGGTTATCAGGGCATTTGAAGAGGCAAATGGAGTAGAGGTGCCTTATCAGATCTGTGCCAGAAGGGAAGGCGATATTACCATTGCCTATGCAGACCCGCAGAAAGCCGAAAAAGAGCTTCACTGGAAATCTGAAACTTCCCTGGAAGAATCTTTAAGAACAGTTTGGGAATGGCAGAAGTACCTGAATACCAGAAATTCATAAAACAGACAATTTAAAAACAACGATAAAACAAATTACAAAATATCTTCCCTGAATCTCCGGCCTTTTATGCATTTAAAAGAACCTTTGTTCCGGCGAAATTTTAATTAATTTTATATTAATATGAAGACACAAAGAATAGGTATTACATTTTCCTCATTTGATTTATTACATGCAGGGCACATCAAAATGCTTGAAGAAGCTAAGACCGTATGTGATTATTTAATCGTAGGACTTCAGATTGACCCGTCTCACGATCGTCCCAACAAAAACAAACCGAGCCAGACGATTGTAGAACGTTATATTCAGCTGAAAGCAGTAAATGCTGTAGACGAGATCATTCCGTATTATACAGAAGAAGACCTGCTGGATATTTTAAAATCATTCGTTATTGATGTAAGGATCATTGGTGACGATTATATGGACAGAGACTTTACAGGTAAGCAATACTGTGAAGAAAAAGGAATTGAGATCTTTTATAACAAAAGAGATCACAGGTTTTCCACCAGCGACCTGAGAAAAAGAATTTACGAAGCTGAAAAAGAGAAATACTCCAAAGCAGAACAGGTAAAATAAGAACAATAAAAAATAAAAAAATCCCGAAAATTAATTTTCGGGATTTTTTATTGTATTACATTGGACCGCCTTGCTGATCATCACCGGCCTCATTGGCATTGATGTCTTTTTTCTTTTTAGGCTGTTCTATCTTTTCACCCTGCTTAAATCTGTAGGTTAATGAAATAGAAAACTGCCTTGGCTGCCACTGCATATAATTTCTACGGGTATAATCACTGTTGAAGCTGTAAACTTCTCTGCTTCTTGTATTGAAGATATCCTGGATATTGAAGGAAATTGTTCCGTCTCCTTTCCAGATGGTTTTGGAAGCTCCAAGGTTCAGGGCATACATATCCTGTGTATCCTGGTTGGCCGATTTCTGTGCCCCTCTATAGAATCCCTGTAACTGTACACTTAAAGTTTTATCAAGCTTGAAGGTTGTGTTAAGACGGGCTCTGGTAGAAAAACCGCTTCCGGTAAAATTCATATCACCTACTTTGGCATTACCATTCTTGTCCTTCGCATCATAATAAGCAATTCCGGTGGTTTTATATCCGAACATATCCAAACTACCCATTATTTTTAACCATGCGAAAGGATCATACGTGAAGTTAAGGTCTAAACCATAACGGTCATCATTACCAAGGTTGATAGGTTTCGTATAGAAAACACTCTTACTTTCATCCGGTCTGTACACAAGCATTTTGGTATCATCCGTGGCATGTCTGTAGTACAGGGTAGGGTTTACCGTGAATTTCTTTCTGGTGATGTTATAACCTACCTCAAATGAGTCTACATAAGACGGGTTCAGGTCAATATTCCCTTCAAAAATATTCTGGCTGTTGCTGTAATTGGGGAAAGGAACCATGAAGAATGACCTTGGTCTGTCAATTCTTCTGGAATAGTTGACCAAAATCTGATTGTTCTTAGATACATCATAGCTTAAGAAAACACTCGGGAACAGATTGTTGTAATTCTTTGTTTTGTTCAAAGGTTCTTTTTCCGGGTTTTGGCTGATGTAATTGATCTTCACATTGGAAAGCTCATCCCTTAATCCAAGCTGATAGGCAAAATTTCCGATCTTACTTTTAAACTGCAGATAAAATGCATTGAAAGTCTCCCTGTAATCCGTATTGTTATTAAAATCCGAAATAAAAGGGTTGTTTGAAGTACTGCTTACAAAATTGTCATACTTATTGTCGTTGATGTCTATTCTGTATCCTGCTTCAAGCTTAGATTTCTCACCTATTGGAAGTTCATAATCGGCTTTTCCTATAACCGTTTTGCTTACAGAATGTCTTCTGGTCACATCGTGGATGTCAGGCAGAAGGTCATTTGTTTCCAGAATGTCTGCATTGTTGTTGCTTCTGTTTCTCTGTAAACTCAATGATACGGATAAGTTCTGACCTTTATCATCAAATTTATGATCCAATCCCAGATCTCCCTGGAATGCCAGGTTGTTGAAGACACTCTTGGAATCTCTCAGCCCGAAAGGGTTTAACAGCTTCCAGGTTCCCGCTACACCTTCTGGATCAGAAGAATCTTTAAAGAAACGGTGAAAACTTTCTTCCGTATTCAGCAGTTCATTTCCATCCCCTTCAAATGTTCTTACCAAACCTGTTAGGTTGATCGACGTTTTTTCAGACAGATCATGCACAAAACCGGCACTTACGTTATAATTTTTGTTATAGGTTTTATTCGTGGAATTTTGCAGCTGATGAAGAAGAACATCGTTAGGCTGTTCACCTTTTACGATTTTCGGGAAATTAATGCTGTGGTAAGTCGTTTCAGAATTATTTTTTGTCTTATTTTCAGTGTAACCGCCGCCGCCGTTCAGAAACCAGGTCCAGTTGTTTTTTCTCCAGCTCAAATTGGTGTTAAGGGAGGTTCTCGGGAAATATCCCAACGATCCTACAACACTACCGTTGAATCCTACTTTCTTGCTCTTTTTAAGGATAATATTCAGAATTCCCGAAGTTCCGCTGGCTTCAAATTTAGAAGAAGGGTTGGTGATCACTTCAATTCTTTCAATCTGATCTGCCGGAATACTCTGCAAAGCATTGGCGCCGTCATCAATTCCCAGAAGGGCAGAAGGTTTCCCGTTGATCAGGAATTTTACATTGGTGCTTCCTCTCATGGAAACCGTTCCGTCAGTATCCACAGAAACCGAAGGAACATTCGTAAGGACATCCTGAAGGCTTCCTCCTTTACTTACAATATCCTGTGAAGGATCATATGTTTTTTTATCAAGCTCTACCTTGTAAGGCTTTGCTGCAGATGCCGTAATAACGACTCCCTGAATCTCTTTGGTTTTGCCATCAATAGTAGTTGTAGCTTCAGGTTCTATAGATAATGCACCAATATTACCTGCTGCAGTAATATTTTTGCTGACCACACTTTTCTTGTAGTCAATAGCCTCTACTGTAATGTCGTAATCTCCGGGAGCAAGCTGAAGTTTGTACTGCCCCTTTTCATCAGTAAGAACCGCGTCACTCAACGCAGTGTTGGCCTTATTGCTGAAAGTAACGGAGGCATAAGGAACCGGCTGGTTCTTCTTATTGACAATCGTTCCCGAAACGCCTGCTTTCTCCTGGGCAAAGGCCATAGCCGCTGCCGAAAGTACCAAGGTAAGCCCTAAAGTTTTTCTGGTGAAAATACCGACAATTTCTGTCTTATTCTTCATAGGTTATTTTTTTGTATAAAATCGTGAAAGGATAACCCTTAATATTTTGAATTTCTATATCAACCTGATTTTCAAAATATTATGATTTGTTTATTGTTTTTTAGCTGTATAAAATTTTAGGTGCCTGCTAAACTTATTTTATATTCCTGGAGTTGAGCCAGTCCTGATAAGCTTTTGCATTTACAGCATGCTCTTCAGCACTAGCCGTAAACTTATGATATCCGAATCTTGCAGGATCGGCACACATGAATATATAATTGTTGTTTTCCGCATTCAAAACAGCATCTACCGAATTTTTATCTACCACACAGATCGGTCCCGGAGGAATTCCTGCATTAGCATAAGTGTTGTACGGCGATGGCGTAGACAGATGCTTATATAATACTCTTTTTATAGGTTCTTTAAAATTAGTCTGTTTATTGATTGCATAGATCACCGTGGGATCAGACTGAAGTTTCATTCCTTTTCTGTAACGGTTCAGGTATAACCCGGCAATCGTCTTCATTTCATCTTTTTTTCCTCCGGATTCTTTATAAACAATGGAAGCCAGTGCATAGATCTGGTCTCTTGTAAGACCGGACTGCTGCTCCTTATTCTTTCTTTCACCGGTCCAGAAACTATTGTACTGATCTTCGAATTTTGCAAAAAATTCTCTCGGACTTACTGTCCAGAAAAAATTATACGTATCGATGAAAAAATATTTCTTTAAATCTTCAACATTTTTATACCCCTTCGCCTGGGCAACAACATCCAGATCATTTACGAAATGTAATGAATCAATCTCCGTTTTTTTGCTCACCTTTCCGATCATCTGATACATATCTCCAAAATCCCCGATTCTGAAAGAATTTGCAGTCTGGTTACCTGCTTTGATCATATTCACAAGGTCCGTATTTCCTGTTCCGCTTTTGATCTGGTAACGCCCCGCTTTGAAATTGGCAGGAAGACCTTTGTCCTTAGCGACCGCCTCAAAAGATTCCTTATCCTTAATATAGGGGGCAACAGAATCAAGGATCTGTTTGAAACCCGCATTGTGGGGGATCAGAACATAGCCTTCTTTTTCTACGTTATTCCCGAAGTATTTATTATAAAATCTCAAACCAAAAAATCCTGCGACTACAAAAACCAGCAGAATGATAATGAGAATAGCTTTTTTCATTCTTATTAAATGTTGATTAAAAGTCTTCTGTTTTTAAAGAATATCTGTTTTACCTCTAAAAACCTGCTTTGCAGGGCCCTCCAGCCATATGTTCTGGAAAGAATCTCCGTTTTTTTCAGCATATACCTTAAGGTTACCCCCCAAAGTTTTAACTTTTACAGAGGTTAGATGGTGCTTTTGAAGAAAAGTTAAAGCGGAAGCCGTAACTCCTGTCCCGCAACTGTAAGTTTCGTCCTCAACGCCTCGTTCATAGGTTCTTACAAAAATTTCCTGATCCGAAATTTTTTCCACAAAGTTCACATTGATCCCTTTTTCTCTGTAATTTTCAGAATTTCTGATCCCGTTTCCTTCGGTATACACGTTATAATCCGAAAGATTTTCTACATATTTTACATAATGAGGAGATCCGGTGTTCAGCACAAAATCATTTCCGTCGTGAGAAATCGTATCTACATTGATCATTTTCAGTTTAATGATTCCGTTGTGTACTTCTGCTTCATGTTCTCCGTCTATCGCCATGAACTTACATTTATCCTCAAAAATATCCAGGAAAAAAGCAAAAGCTACCAGGCATCTTCCTCCGTTTCCGCACATTGTACTCTCTCCGCCGTCAGAATTGTAGTAGACCATTTTAAAATCATAATCCGGATCATTTTCAAGCAGGATAAGCCCGTCAGCTCCTATCCCAAAACGTCTGTCACATAGTTTTTCAATGATTGTTTTATCTTTTGGAAACTGAAGGTCACGGTTGTCTACCATCACAAAATCATTTCCTGTTCCCTGATATTTATAGAATTCCATACTTTTTTTGTCTAAATGAAGCAGCAAAATTAATATATTTAAAATGAAAAACGAACAGTGTTAACTGTTCGTTTCCTTATTTATAATCGTTTTATCTAAATTATCTGAAGCCTCTTCCGCTGCTCTGTCTGTTGGCATCGCTGCTTTGGCTGCTTGAGCTGTTTCTGAACCCGCTGGATGATTCTGATCTCGTACTGCTTTCGCTGTTTCTGAATCCGCCACTGTTCTGGTTTCTGAACCCGCCACTGTTTTGGTTGTTCTGAGAACCGCTGCTTTGGTTTCTGAATCCGCTGTTACCGCTGCTGTTCTGATTTCTGAACCCGCCACTGTTTTGGTTATTCTGATTTCCCTGGCTGTTCTGGTTTCTGAACCCGCTGTTATTATTGGAGTTTCTGTTATTATTGAATCCCCCGCTATTATTATTGTATGATCCGTTATTATTCCTGAAACCGTTGTTAGGTCTCTGGGTGGTGGTTGTGGAAGACCTTCTTTCCACA
It encodes the following:
- the dapF gene encoding diaminopimelate epimerase encodes the protein MEFYKYQGTGNDFVMVDNRDLQFPKDKTIIEKLCDRRFGIGADGLILLENDPDYDFKMVYYNSDGGESTMCGNGGRCLVAFAFFLDIFEDKCKFMAIDGEHEAEVHNGIIKLKMINVDTISHDGNDFVLNTGSPHYVKYVENLSDYNVYTEGNGIRNSENYREKGINVNFVEKISDQEIFVRTYERGVEDETYSCGTGVTASALTFLQKHHLTSVKVKTLGGNLKVYAEKNGDSFQNIWLEGPAKQVFRGKTDIL